The genomic stretch TAGTCCCGAGTTTCTAGATGCTTGGGGAACGGTTTGGTCTAAGATTTATCGTGCTGAATGGTTAAAGGACCATGGCTTTGAGTTTATGGATCTAAGTGTGATCGGAAGCAATGAGGATACGCTGTTCAATATTCATGCTTTCCATTATGCCGAATCCTTTATCTTTCTGAATCGTCCATTCTATCATTATTGGCGTGCGAATACAGAATCGATTACGTCTACCTATAATGCGAAACTGCCGGAGAAATTCGATAGGCTGTATACAGCTATGCAATCCTTTATTGTAGAAAAGCAGCTTGCCGATGATTACAAAACAGCCTTTAACAATCGGATTTGTATGAATATTATCGGGCTAGGAATCAACATGATGAGCGAGGGCAAAGCCTCATCTGCAGGAAAGAAGCTGAAGGCTGTTCACGCTCTGCTGCATAGCAATCGAGTTAGCGAATCCTTTAGACAGTTTGACACGAGCTACTGTCCTTTGATTTGGAAGGTGTTTTTTGTTAGTGCAAAACATAAATTTACGTTTGCGGTTTACTTTATGCTAATCGTCATAAATGGGCTGCGCGCGAAGAGCTTAAGGAGGACAAAAGTTGAATCCAGTTCGAATTTTGCAAGTGGTAACCATTATGAATCGCGGCGGCTTAGAAACGATGCTGATGAATTATTATCGTCAAATGGATCGAAGCCAAATTCAGTTTGATTTTCTCGTTCATCGCTTGGAGCCGGGGCATTATGATCAAGAAATAATCGCATTAGGCGGCAGAATATTTCGGATGCCCCAAATTAGACCAGGCAATTACTCGTTATATTTTAAACGGCTGGATCAATTTTTTGTGGATCATCCTCGTTATCAAGTCGTGCACGCCCATATCAATGAAAATAGCAGCTTTGTTCTTAAGGCTGCGAAGAAGGCGGGCGTTGCCTGCCGTATTACGCATAGTCATTTAAGTGATCTGGGCATTGACATTAAGCTCCCCTTTCGCCTTTACGCAAGGCTCGCGATGAAGGATAATCCGAGCAGCTACTTTGCTTGCTCGAAAAAAGCAGGGGAATGGTTATTTGGCAAACGGATATCAAGCACAGGGAAAGTTGTCGTACTCAACAATGCAGTAGATGTAGAGCAATTTACGTTCAATTCCACGATTCGTGATCAGATAAGAGCAGAGCTTGCTGCAGAAGATCGTTTGGTTATCGGCCATATTGGCAGATTCAATCAACAAAAGAACCATGATTTTCTCATTGATGTGTTCAAGGCGCTTCATGAAAGAGAGCCAAAGTCATTGCTGGTGCTTGCCGGCGAAGGTCAGCTGCGGCCACTAATTGAAGCCAAGATCAACAGGCTAGGTCTCTCCGAGCATGTACGGCTGCTGGGCGTTCGGAATGATGTATCGAATTTACTGCAAGGGATCGATATTTTTCTATTTCCTTCCTTGTTTGAGGGACTGCCGGTCGTATTGGTGGAAGCTCAGGCAGCGGGCCTTAACTGTGTTGTTTCTGATGCTATTACATCGGAGACGGATATAACTGGGAAGCTGCAGTTTATTAGCTTGAAGCAGAAAGCGGACTACTGGGCGGAGCAAATTATGAGTACCCCGCGCGAGCGCAGTGATACATCGGATTCCTTGCGTCATAAAGGCTACGATACAGCAACAATGGCAAAATGGTTGTCTGATTACTACATGGATCAATTGTCCATGGAAGTTTCAATGTAAGAGGAGTGAAGGTAAATGAAGCCAATGCTGACGGTTTTTACGCCTACTTATAACCGCGCCTATACTCTTCATCTTTGTTATGAGAGTCTTAAGCGTCAAAGCTGCAAGAGCTTTGTATGGCTCATTATTGACGATGGCTCCACAGATCAGACGAAGGAGCTTGTAGCCGGCTGGATGGCAGAGAAAATAATCCCGATTCGGTATCGTTATCAAGAAAATCAAGGGATGCACGGGGCGCATAATACAGCCTATGAGCTTGTGGATACAGAGCTAAACGTCTGTATTGATTCCGATGATTATATGGCCGATGATGCGGTAGAAAAAATAACGAGCTTCTGGCAGGCAGAGGGCAATAAGCAGTATGCAGGCATTGTTGGCCTGGACATCTCTCAGAATCAGGAGCTTATCGGCACTAGACTGCCCGAGCAGTTGAAATCGTCGAGGTTAACAGATTTATATGCTTTGCATCATGTGAAGGGCGACAAAAAGATCGTCTATCGCTCGGAGATTACGAGTAAATATCCCCCGTATCCTTTGTTTCAAGGAGAAAAATATTGCCCGCTGTCCTATAAATACATACTAATTGATCAGGATTTTCCACTGCTAATTCTAAATGAGGTGCTGTGCGTCGTTGAGTATAGAGAAGACGGTTCAAGCATGAATATGATGAAGCAATATTTGAAAAACCCGCAGGGCTTCGCCTTTTTCCGCAAGGTTGCGATGGTTTATGCTCCATCCTGGAAAGATACCATTCGTGAAGCCATGCATTATGTATCGAGCAGTATAATCAGCCGAAATAAAGGGTTTTTGAAAGAATCACCACGAAAAGGGGTAACAGTGCTTGCAATTCCGCTTGGATTATTACTTTATGCTTATATTCAGAATACGAACAAAAGAATGGCGGTCAAATAAAATCAAGGTTGAACAGTTTATAAAGGATGGGATAGAGGGGGAGGAATAAGATGACAATTCTGTGGTTGACATTAATTTTTGTATTTTCAGTCTCTTTAACAGCTAGATACTTTTCAGTCCCCGCGCTTGTCTCCCCTTCTACAATCATTCCGAATAGGTTTCTTGTTATGATTGCTGCGTTAGCGCTAGCTATGGTATCTGGTCTGCGATCCAATATCGGAGATACCTTTTTTTATATGCACAGCTACACGATAGGAGATTTTAGCTGGCAGGCTGTTGCTACTAGCGATGATATTGGATTTAATATCTTTCAAATGCTGCTGAAGCAGCTGTCCGACGATCCTCAAATTTTAGTTCTAACAACAGGAATTATAACTAATTTGCTCATTGTTTGGGTGCTGTACAACTATACGAGGCTGTTTGAGCTAAGCGTATTTTTATACATAACTACGGGAACTTTCACCGTGTCTATGAACGGCATCAGGCAATTTTTAGCTGCTTCCATTGTATTTGCGGCAACGAAGTTTTTGCTTGAGGGCAAATGGAAATCTTATCTCAGTATCGTCGTATTTGCTTCTTTCTTTCATCAAAGTGCACTCATTATGATTCCGATGTATTTTATTGTAAGAAGAAAAGCATGGACTAAAACAACAGCTATGCTTCTTGCTTTAGCCGTAATTATTGTCATGGGCTTTAGCAAGTTTTCTGAGCTGTTATTTACAGTAATAAAAGATACTCAGTACGGCTCTTACGAATCGTTTGATGAGGGCGGTGCAAATATACTTAGGGCGCTTGTCTGGATTATCCCGATTATCATAGCCTATTTTGGCAGGGATAAGCTAAGAGTGCTGTTTCCAAAATCAGATATCATCGTAAATATTTCTCTTATTGGCGTTATATTAATGATCATATCGACGCAAAATTGGATTTTTGCAAGAATGGCCATCTATTTTAATTTATACCAGCTTATCCTTATCGCTTGGTTGATTAAGGTTTTTCGTGAAAAGGATCAGAAGCTCATTTATTTGATCATATTATGCTTTTATTTATTATTTTATTTCTATGAAAGTGTAATTGCGCTTGATCTGCAATATAGAAGCAATTATTTAATATGGCCATTTTAGGAGGAAATGAAATGGAGGCTGCAACGAATATACCTCGAATTGTTCATTATTGCTGGTTTGGGCGCGGTGAAAAGCCCAGCAAAATGGTCAAGTGTATGCGGAGCTGGGAAAAGCATTTAGTCGGTTATCAGTTTATCGAATGGAATGAGGACAACTTCGATTTGGCAATCAATCGGTATGTCATTGAAGCCTACGAGGCTAAGAAATATGCCTTTGTTAGTGATTATGTTCGTCTGTACGCCTTATATACGCACGGCGGCATATATATGGATACTGACGTTGAGGTTGTCAAATCGCTGGACCCCTTCTTGTTGCATGAGGCGTTTTCTGGCTTCGAGGATGAGAAGTTTCTACAGTCCGGAACGATGGGGGCAGCCAAACAGCATCACTGGATTAAAGAACTGCTCGATGATTATGACAGCAGAAGTTTTTTACGTCCAGACGGTACCTATGATTTAACGACCAATACGGCGGTTATAACGGCTATTTGTAATAAACATGGTCTCGTTCTGAATGGAAGCCATCAGGTTCTGCAAAATGGCGTTGTCTTTTATCCGCGTGACTATTTCAGTCCCTATGATTATATTAATGGCGGAATATTTAGAACAGATAACAGCCATACGATACATCATTTTGCAAAATCATGGCTGCCTGCGCATGTTCGAATCAGAGGCGAAGTGAAGCGGCTGGTGAGCCGTATCGTCGGTCCAAAAGCGATTGCTAAAATGCGAAAGCTGCTTTCATCTTCACATTAAGTGAAGGATTGATTATGAGATTAGGAGCTATTCATTATGGTGAAACGAATATTTGATGTTGTGATCGCAAGCATACTGCTCATCGTTCTAAGCCCATTTATACTGCTGACAGCGATTATGGTTAGAACGAAGCTCGGTGCGCCGGTCATATTTAAGCAGAAGCGTCCAGGCTTGTATGGCAAGCCCTTTCTAATGTATAAGTTTCGAACGATGACTTCGGAGAAAGACAGCGAAGGACAATTGCTTCCTGATCATCTCAGACTTACAGCATTCGGAGGGCTGATTCGCAAGCTGAGCCTGGATGAGCTTCTTCAACTGTTTAACGTCATTAAGGGCGAGCAAAGCTTAATTGGTCCTCGTCCGCTGCTCATGGAATATTTACCGCTCTATAATGAGGAGCAAGCAAAGCGTCATGCAGTAAGGCCTGGTATTACAGGCTGGGCACAAATTCACGGCAGAAACGCGGTTTCTTGGGAAGAGCGCTTCGAGCATGATGTATGGTATGTCGAGAACCAAAGTCTGGCGCTGGATATTAAAATATTGCTTCTTACCGTGAAAAAGGTAATTAGATCAGAAGGCGTTTCGAATACTAACCATGTAACCATGCCTGTCTTTCAAGGTACGACAAGCAGTCAAGAAGGCTAAAGCCGTTTCTTCTTAAATAGAGGAATGGCTTATTTTTTTAATAAGAAAAGGATGTGTAGCGACGTGTCAGTAAACGAAATGAAGCGTATCTATTTATCTCCTCCGCATATGAGCGGCAAGGAACGGTTTTATATTGATCAAGCCTTCGAATCCAATTGGATTGCGCCGCTAGGGCCGAATATAGACGCATTCGAGAAACAAATTGCCTCCTACACTGGAGCAGCGGATGCCGTAGCGCTCAGCTCGGGAACTGCTGCTATCCATTTATCACTTCAGCTGCTTGGCGTCGGAGCTGGGGATACGGTGTTTTGTTCCAGCTTTACCTTTGTAGCTAGTGCAAATCCAATTCGTTATAGTGGAGCAGAGCCCGTATTTATCGATTCGGAGCCGGAAACATGGAATATGTCGCCGCAGGCACTGCGAATGGCGTTTGAGGATGCGAATCGTCATGGCAAGCTGCCGAAAGCGGTTATCGTTGTACACTTGTATGGCCAAATAGCCAAGATGGACGAGATTATCGAGCTTTGCGAGCAGTATGAGGTGCCTATCATT from Paenibacillus sp. FSL H8-0548 encodes the following:
- a CDS encoding glycosyltransferase — encoded protein: MKPKVSIVVPIYNMEDYLDRCLRSLLRQTLTAIEIIAVNDGSQDASLRLLQQYAEHDSRIVIINKANGGVSAARNDGVKAARGQYIGFVDPDDWVDDRMYEELYHAAIQDHIDIAMCTYIREFESHAKEKHFDMPHKQIYRGEEVQAKLLRRLVGPLKEELASPEFLDAWGTVWSKIYRAEWLKDHGFEFMDLSVIGSNEDTLFNIHAFHYAESFIFLNRPFYHYWRANTESITSTYNAKLPEKFDRLYTAMQSFIVEKQLADDYKTAFNNRICMNIIGLGINMMSEGKASSAGKKLKAVHALLHSNRVSESFRQFDTSYCPLIWKVFFVSAKHKFTFAVYFMLIVINGLRAKSLRRTKVESSSNFASGNHYESRRLRNDADELLSSNGSKPNSV
- a CDS encoding glycosyltransferase family 1 protein; protein product: MNPVRILQVVTIMNRGGLETMLMNYYRQMDRSQIQFDFLVHRLEPGHYDQEIIALGGRIFRMPQIRPGNYSLYFKRLDQFFVDHPRYQVVHAHINENSSFVLKAAKKAGVACRITHSHLSDLGIDIKLPFRLYARLAMKDNPSSYFACSKKAGEWLFGKRISSTGKVVVLNNAVDVEQFTFNSTIRDQIRAELAAEDRLVIGHIGRFNQQKNHDFLIDVFKALHEREPKSLLVLAGEGQLRPLIEAKINRLGLSEHVRLLGVRNDVSNLLQGIDIFLFPSLFEGLPVVLVEAQAAGLNCVVSDAITSETDITGKLQFISLKQKADYWAEQIMSTPRERSDTSDSLRHKGYDTATMAKWLSDYYMDQLSMEVSM
- a CDS encoding glycosyltransferase family 2 protein, encoding MKPMLTVFTPTYNRAYTLHLCYESLKRQSCKSFVWLIIDDGSTDQTKELVAGWMAEKIIPIRYRYQENQGMHGAHNTAYELVDTELNVCIDSDDYMADDAVEKITSFWQAEGNKQYAGIVGLDISQNQELIGTRLPEQLKSSRLTDLYALHHVKGDKKIVYRSEITSKYPPYPLFQGEKYCPLSYKYILIDQDFPLLILNEVLCVVEYREDGSSMNMMKQYLKNPQGFAFFRKVAMVYAPSWKDTIREAMHYVSSSIISRNKGFLKESPRKGVTVLAIPLGLLLYAYIQNTNKRMAVK
- a CDS encoding EpsG family protein; translated protein: MTILWLTLIFVFSVSLTARYFSVPALVSPSTIIPNRFLVMIAALALAMVSGLRSNIGDTFFYMHSYTIGDFSWQAVATSDDIGFNIFQMLLKQLSDDPQILVLTTGIITNLLIVWVLYNYTRLFELSVFLYITTGTFTVSMNGIRQFLAASIVFAATKFLLEGKWKSYLSIVVFASFFHQSALIMIPMYFIVRRKAWTKTTAMLLALAVIIVMGFSKFSELLFTVIKDTQYGSYESFDEGGANILRALVWIIPIIIAYFGRDKLRVLFPKSDIIVNISLIGVILMIISTQNWIFARMAIYFNLYQLILIAWLIKVFREKDQKLIYLIILCFYLLFYFYESVIALDLQYRSNYLIWPF
- a CDS encoding glycosyltransferase — its product is MEAATNIPRIVHYCWFGRGEKPSKMVKCMRSWEKHLVGYQFIEWNEDNFDLAINRYVIEAYEAKKYAFVSDYVRLYALYTHGGIYMDTDVEVVKSLDPFLLHEAFSGFEDEKFLQSGTMGAAKQHHWIKELLDDYDSRSFLRPDGTYDLTTNTAVITAICNKHGLVLNGSHQVLQNGVVFYPRDYFSPYDYINGGIFRTDNSHTIHHFAKSWLPAHVRIRGEVKRLVSRIVGPKAIAKMRKLLSSSH
- a CDS encoding sugar transferase is translated as MKRIFDVVIASILLIVLSPFILLTAIMVRTKLGAPVIFKQKRPGLYGKPFLMYKFRTMTSEKDSEGQLLPDHLRLTAFGGLIRKLSLDELLQLFNVIKGEQSLIGPRPLLMEYLPLYNEEQAKRHAVRPGITGWAQIHGRNAVSWEERFEHDVWYVENQSLALDIKILLLTVKKVIRSEGVSNTNHVTMPVFQGTTSSQEG